One part of the Ornithodoros turicata isolate Travis chromosome 2, ASM3712646v1, whole genome shotgun sequence genome encodes these proteins:
- the LOC135382962 gene encoding uncharacterized protein LOC135382962 yields the protein MSVDHQAHPPPPSNPSLSAVAVKLPQFFDRNPAVWFIQAEAQFHLAGVTSQLTKFYHVTSALTPTAADEVYDVLANPSPTTPYDQLKQALLQRTTSSSRSRLQQLLSAEELGDRRPTQLLRRMRQLLGDNSATMDDVLLRELFLQRLPQNVQMVLATAANMPLDQLATLADAVVEVATPSIAATAAPQHPVLPTPSAAASPSGSPQLEDLCREFRALASLIAASHAPPQQTRQPYRRRRFSRSPRRYSPSRSNSRDRDGSLATTICWYHRKFGAEARHCLLPCSWQQGNPPVGH from the coding sequence ATGTCCGTCGACCATCAAGCCCACCCGCCGCCTCCATCGAACCCATCCTTATCGGCAGTGGCTGTCAAGTTACCACAATTTTTTGACCGCAACCCGGCCGTGTGGTTTATCCAAGCGGAGGCGCAATTTCATCTCGCTGGCGTAACATCACAACTGACGAAATTTTACCACGTCACCTCCGCCCTCACCCCAACTGCGGCCGATGAGGTGTACGACGTCCTCGCCAACCCCTCGCCAACCACACCTTACGACCAGCTCAAGCAAGCCCTCCTGCAACGCACCACCTCCTCCAGCCGGTCCCGCCTTCAACAACTGCTATCCGCTGAAGAGCTGGGAGACCGCCGCCCCACACAGCTACTTCGCCGAATGCGGCAGCTGCTTGGCGACAATTCCGCTACCATGGACGACGTTCTTCTCCGTGAACTATTTTTACAACGTCTGCCACAGAACGTTCAAATGGTTCTGGCAACGGCAGCAAACATGCCACTCGACCAGCTGGCTACGCTCGCAGATGCGGTTGTTGAGGTCGCCACCCCGTCCATCGCTGCCACCGCTGCACCACAACACCCCGTTCTTCCAACACCGTCTGCAGCGGCAAGCCCTTCTGGCTCTCCGCAATTAGAAGACCTCTGCCGCGAGTTCCGCGCGCTTGCCTCTCTAATTGCAGCATCACATGCTCCACCGCAGCAAACTCGTCAACCCTACCGTCGCCGCCGTTTCAGTCGGAGTCCACGGCGCTATTCTCCCAGCCGCTCGAATAGCAGAGACCGCGACGGAAGCCTGGCGACGACGATTTGCTGGTACCATCGCAAGTTTGGCGCCGAGGCCCGTCATTGCCTACTACCATGTTCTTGGCAGCAGGGAAACCCGCCCGTGGGCCATTGA